The Pseudomonadota bacterium genome includes a region encoding these proteins:
- a CDS encoding pyridoxal phosphate-dependent aminotransferase gives VVGVPGSAFGSMGEGYLRFSFANSDENLKEAVNRITEHIKKKY, from the coding sequence AGTAGTAGGTGTACCAGGATCAGCTTTTGGAAGTATGGGAGAAGGTTATCTGAGATTCTCATTTGCTAATTCAGATGAAAACTTAAAAGAAGCAGTAAACCGTATAACCGAGCATATAAAGAAAAAATATTAA
- a CDS encoding amidohydrolase family protein, translated as MRKNYLALIGNIIDGTGKDPIERGMVIVENGRITTIGKRDNIPLPKDVNVIEGNILMPGMIDAHVHMCVNGEPDTIKVFFDSTLSTYAIKATVYVKKSLEAGFTTLRSVGEPGYLGISIRNAINQGIIPGSRVLTSGPLLSATGGHGTFLPPWLSSEINMGIFADGVEELRKVVRKLIGTGVDLIKICATGGVMDIATEPSAQNYNLDEIKAVTFEAHKLGRKVAAHVEGLSGAKDSIRGGVDTIEHGVELDEETIQMMKEKGTFLVPTLVAVYNACEYGVKGGMQEYAIRKNEKLKEKLFASFKLAYHSGAKIVMGSDTGTAFSPHGNNAKELELYVENGMSPMEAIVCATKTASEAIGIQENIGTLEQGKTADILVLDKNPLEDIKILQNKQMIKAVIKEGIVFFEK; from the coding sequence ATGAGAAAAAATTACTTAGCCTTAATTGGTAATATAATTGATGGAACAGGCAAAGATCCTATTGAACGAGGAATGGTTATTGTTGAGAATGGAAGAATAACTACAATAGGAAAAAGAGATAATATCCCATTACCAAAAGATGTGAACGTTATCGAGGGAAATATATTAATGCCTGGAATGATTGATGCTCATGTCCATATGTGTGTTAATGGGGAGCCTGATACGATTAAAGTATTTTTTGATTCCACTTTATCAACCTATGCAATTAAGGCAACCGTTTATGTAAAAAAATCTCTAGAAGCTGGATTTACCACCTTAAGATCTGTAGGAGAGCCTGGATATTTAGGAATATCAATAAGAAATGCTATCAATCAGGGGATTATTCCTGGGTCTCGAGTATTAACTTCTGGTCCTCTCCTTTCAGCTACCGGGGGTCATGGGACTTTTCTCCCTCCCTGGCTTAGTTCTGAAATAAATATGGGCATATTTGCTGATGGCGTAGAAGAATTGCGTAAAGTAGTAAGAAAATTAATCGGAACAGGAGTAGATTTGATTAAAATCTGTGCAACTGGTGGTGTAATGGATATTGCCACTGAACCGAGTGCTCAGAATTATAATTTAGATGAAATTAAGGCGGTTACTTTTGAGGCTCATAAATTGGGTCGTAAAGTAGCTGCTCATGTTGAAGGTTTAAGTGGAGCAAAGGATAGCATTCGTGGTGGAGTGGATACAATTGAGCATGGTGTTGAGTTAGATGAAGAAACTATTCAGATGATGAAAGAAAAAGGGACTTTTCTTGTGCCAACACTTGTTGCTGTTTATAATGCTTGTGAGTATGGAGTAAAAGGTGGTATGCAGGAATATGCTATAAGAAAAAATGAAAAATTGAAGGAGAAACTTTTTGCAAGTTTTAAATTAGCTTATCATTCAGGAGCGAAGATTGTAATGGGGTCGGATACAGGAACAGCATTCAGCCCACACGGGAACAATGCTAAAGAACTTGAACTATATGTTGAAAATGGGATGAGTCCGATGGAAGCAATTGTCTGTGCCACTAAAACAGCCAGCGAAGCAATTGGAATCCAGGAAAATATTGGTACATTAGAGCAGGGGAAAACAGCTGATATTTTGGTTTTGGATAAAAATCCATTAGAAGATATTAAAATTTTACAAAATAAACAAATGATTAAGGCAGTAATAAAGGAAGGTATTGTTTTTTTTGAGAAGTAA
- a CDS encoding transposase translates to MEGNRRQYSEEFKKDAVEHSLTSEKTVVEVAQDLGIAHSNLRRWRTQYGKNGELAFPGNGNQKLTPQEEEIRRLKKELYDVRQERDILKKALAIFTKKP, encoded by the coding sequence ATGGAAGGAAATCGAAGACAATATAGTGAGGAATTCAAGAAAGATGCAGTCGAGCACAGTCTGACATCAGAAAAAACAGTGGTAGAAGTAGCCCAGGACCTGGGGATTGCCCATAGTAATCTAAGGAGATGGCGTACCCAATATGGCAAAAACGGAGAACTAGCCTTCCCCGGGAATGGCAATCAAAAGCTCACCCCACAAGAAGAAGAGATTAGAAGGCTAAAGAAAGAGCTTTATGATGTCAGGCAGGAGCGTGATATATTAAAAAAAGCCTTGGCCATCTTCACCAAGAAACCGTAG